The genome window GCTTCGTATTGTTCCGGGGTCAGCGGCACGACGTCGTCCGGCCGGAATCCCCGGTTGGCCGCATCGCGTTCGAAGTCCGAAAGGCCGGGTATAATCGGATTCAGGTTGAACCACCACGCCGCGTAACGGGCGATGATCGCCATGCGGGTCTCGTCGCTGTGGTTATGTCCGTTGATATGCCAGGTTCGGCTGTCGAAGAGCAGCACGCTCCCCGGCCTCCCTTCGGCCTGAATTTCCGACGGGTGCGTCGTTCCCGGTGCCAGGCTGCTGTCGCCTGTTGGATTGTTGTCGGCTTTGTGGCTTCCAGGTACCAGTACCGTGCCGCCGTTCTCCCTGGTGAAGGGCGTGAGCATCCAGAGGCTGGTCAGCAGCAGCGGCGCATCGGGATAGGGTGCCGGAATACGATAGTCGTAGCTCTGCCCGAAAGGCCAGTCTGAGTGCAGGCCCCCGCCCGGATTTTCCGTACGGGGAAATCCGGGGTGGAGAATGACGCCCGTGGTCATGG of Gemmatimonadota bacterium contains these proteins:
- a CDS encoding phytanoyl-CoA dioxygenase family protein; the encoded protein is MSTVEDLVKRIRIEGWCVVDGVIPPNEVVKVRDSLVATADGRPEDLENGRHAVRGIIAYDQAIAPYLSDDRIMGVAEAFFGKHVRISMTTGVILHPGFPRTENPGGGLHSDWPFGQSYDYRIPAPYPDAPLLLTSLWMLTPFTRENGGTVLVPGSHKADNNPTGDSSLAPGTTHPSEIQAEGRPGSVLLFDSRTWHINGHNHSDETRMAIIARYAAWWFNLNPIIPGLSDFERDAANRGFRPDDVVPLTPEQYEALPERTRPLFHHIVIGQQVLPS